A genomic stretch from Prochlorococcus marinus str. MIT 9312 includes:
- the recO gene encoding DNA repair protein RecO, producing MSGSGECRLKGLCIKASPLGENDRLITILTDERGIVRLAVPGARRPKSSLAAATPLNYLSLQIFGKRNLKSVRQIKILKSYAGLGKNIECLAAAQAITELTFLLVGNDDEQQNYLSCVLAHLDRIYLYEVSKEEDIKMLCISIQSLIHLLAIGGINLPIHHCCKTGEPIIPPLGNWEWNCYYLPNEGFSSIEDPQSNLKINASEVALLQRLLFPELPIKSNGELLGPKKVWLKILFIIETWISTQLEKDLSSLKMLREIYS from the coding sequence ATGTCCGGTTCTGGTGAGTGCAGATTAAAGGGTCTCTGTATTAAAGCTTCTCCGCTAGGCGAGAATGATAGATTAATTACTATCCTCACAGATGAGCGGGGGATTGTGCGATTAGCAGTACCTGGTGCTAGACGTCCAAAAAGTAGTCTTGCAGCAGCCACTCCCTTAAATTATTTAAGTTTGCAGATTTTTGGAAAAAGAAATCTTAAATCTGTACGGCAAATTAAAATATTAAAAAGCTATGCCGGTCTAGGGAAAAATATTGAATGTCTTGCAGCCGCGCAAGCAATAACAGAATTAACATTTTTATTAGTTGGTAATGATGACGAGCAACAAAACTATTTATCTTGTGTTCTTGCTCATTTAGATAGGATTTATTTATATGAAGTTTCTAAAGAAGAGGATATTAAAATGCTCTGTATTAGTATTCAATCTTTAATCCATCTATTAGCCATCGGAGGAATTAATTTACCAATTCATCATTGCTGTAAAACTGGAGAACCAATAATTCCTCCTTTAGGAAATTGGGAATGGAATTGTTATTATTTGCCAAATGAAGGTTTTTCATCAATAGAAGATCCTCAAAGTAATCTAAAAATAAATGCATCTGAGGTTGCTTTATTACAAAGACTTCTTTTCCCCGAATTACCAATAAAATCTAATGGAGAGTTATTGGGACCTAAAAAAGTCTGGCTTAAAATATTATTTATTATTGAGACTTGGATCTCTACTCAATTAGAGAAGGATCTATCTTCACTAAAAATGTTGAGGGAAATATATAGTTAG
- the der gene encoding ribosome biogenesis GTPase Der, with protein MILPTIAIIGRPNVGKSTLVNRLCQSNDAIVFDKPGVTRDRTYQNASWGGKEFQIVDTGGLVFDDDSEFLPEIRAQVFLALEEASLALLVVDGNQGVTDGDLSIAKWLRNSSCKTIIAVNKCESTTLGISLASEFWKLGLGEPYPVSAIHGSGTGDLLDLVIGELPENNIQEEEEKIMMSIIGRPNVGKSSLLNSISGEKRAIVSDISGTTTDSIDTLIKKGDTQWKIVDTAGIRRKKNVKYGTEFFGINRAFKSIDRSDVCVLVIDAIDGVTDQDQKLAGRIEEQGRACIIVINKWDLVEKNSSTIYQVEKELRSKLYFLHWSKMIFISALTGQRVDNIFEHALKAVNQHRRRVATSVVNEVLKESISWKSPPTKRSGKQGRLYYGTQVKNKPPTFTLFVNDPKLFGITYRRYIEKQIRLNLGFEGTPLILLWRGKQQRALNKEVERGNIELVQKD; from the coding sequence TTGATTCTCCCTACAATAGCAATTATCGGAAGACCTAATGTTGGTAAATCTACCTTGGTGAATCGTCTTTGCCAAAGTAATGATGCAATAGTATTTGATAAACCAGGTGTTACAAGAGATAGAACTTATCAAAATGCGTCATGGGGAGGTAAGGAATTTCAAATAGTTGATACTGGAGGTTTAGTTTTTGATGATGATAGTGAATTTCTTCCAGAGATAAGAGCACAAGTTTTCTTGGCTCTAGAAGAGGCTTCACTCGCTTTACTTGTGGTAGATGGAAACCAAGGTGTTACTGATGGTGATTTATCAATTGCAAAATGGTTAAGAAACTCAAGTTGTAAAACAATTATTGCTGTTAATAAATGTGAATCCACTACTCTTGGAATTTCTTTAGCTTCAGAATTCTGGAAATTAGGATTGGGCGAACCTTACCCTGTTTCCGCTATTCATGGCTCAGGAACTGGCGATCTTTTAGATCTCGTTATTGGCGAACTTCCTGAAAATAATATTCAGGAAGAAGAAGAAAAGATAATGATGTCAATTATTGGCAGGCCAAATGTTGGTAAATCTAGTTTGTTAAATTCAATTTCTGGAGAAAAAAGAGCAATAGTTAGTGATATTAGTGGAACTACAACTGATTCAATAGATACGCTTATTAAAAAAGGTGATACTCAATGGAAAATTGTTGATACTGCAGGAATTAGAAGAAAGAAAAATGTTAAATACGGTACTGAATTCTTTGGTATTAATAGGGCTTTTAAATCTATTGATAGAAGTGATGTTTGTGTGTTAGTCATAGATGCTATAGATGGAGTAACTGATCAAGACCAGAAGTTGGCAGGACGAATAGAAGAACAAGGCAGAGCTTGCATAATTGTTATAAATAAATGGGACCTTGTTGAAAAAAATAGTTCAACAATTTATCAAGTAGAAAAAGAACTTAGATCTAAACTTTATTTTTTACACTGGTCAAAAATGATTTTTATATCTGCCCTAACTGGTCAAAGAGTCGATAATATTTTTGAGCATGCTCTTAAGGCTGTAAATCAACATAGAAGAAGAGTTGCAACATCTGTAGTTAATGAAGTGCTCAAAGAATCTATTAGTTGGAAAAGTCCTCCAACGAAAAGAAGCGGCAAGCAAGGAAGGCTCTATTACGGTACTCAAGTGAAGAATAAGCCTCCCACTTTTACTCTTTTTGTAAACGATCCTAAATTATTTGGAATAACTTACAGAAGATATATTGAAAAACAAATTAGATTAAATTTAGGCTTTGAAGGCACACCTCTCATCTTACTTTGGCGAGGAAAACAACAAAGAGCATTAAATAAAGAAGTCGAGAGGGGAAATATTGAGTTAGTTCAAAAAGATTAA
- a CDS encoding cell division protein SepF yields the protein MSLISRLKAVVAGDEYLDDDFDELDYATEDELNDINDFKQTQRNSNALANSNPFDFMNNNRSSKVVGMPGISNSSSEVSLMEPRSFDEMPQAIQALRERKTVILNLTMMDPDQAQRAVDFIAGGTYAIDGHQERVGESIFLFAPSCVNVTSSSPEEASPSSVSPKNTPQYSVENNTAPEPAWGNSKLSAFS from the coding sequence GTGTCACTTATTTCTAGATTAAAGGCAGTTGTTGCAGGGGATGAGTATCTCGATGATGATTTTGATGAGTTGGATTATGCCACAGAGGATGAATTAAATGATATTAATGATTTTAAACAAACTCAGAGAAATTCAAATGCCCTAGCAAATTCAAATCCATTCGATTTCATGAATAACAACAGATCATCAAAAGTAGTTGGCATGCCTGGGATTTCGAATTCATCTTCAGAAGTAAGCTTAATGGAACCAAGAAGTTTCGATGAGATGCCTCAAGCTATACAAGCATTAAGGGAGAGGAAAACTGTAATTCTTAATTTAACCATGATGGATCCTGATCAGGCTCAAAGAGCCGTCGATTTTATAGCTGGGGGGACATATGCAATTGATGGACATCAAGAGAGAGTGGGTGAAAGTATTTTTCTTTTTGCTCCAAGTTGTGTAAATGTAACTAGCTCTTCCCCAGAAGAAGCTTCTCCTTCAAGTGTTTCTCCAAAGAATACACCGCAATATAGTGTAGAAAATAATACTGCTCCGGAACCAGCTTGGGGAAATTCTAAATTAAGTGCTTTTTCATGA
- a CDS encoding deoxyribose-phosphate aldolase, giving the protein MPNIEYELNEKIHAIIINPYLTWDDFCANCDLIKKYNIKNISTSLNYLSDLKNCLSNYSANINALISYPLADMPVSFIEELVCFAKDKGANGIEYIPNFINLSKKNSETFAAEIEQVKLSGLPVTLIINKSKLEEKILYNAIDIFLELGIKNFQFGDGFGPPTTFNDVAEILKITGNQNQIKIVGGFRKLNQVIDLLDAGINFIGTSNFREIFEEVKVI; this is encoded by the coding sequence ATGCCCAATATTGAATATGAATTAAACGAGAAAATTCATGCGATTATTATTAACCCATACCTCACATGGGATGATTTCTGTGCAAATTGCGATTTAATAAAAAAATATAATATCAAGAATATTTCTACTTCTCTTAATTATTTATCTGATTTAAAAAACTGTTTAAGTAATTACAGCGCAAATATAAACGCGCTCATTTCTTATCCTTTAGCAGATATGCCAGTTTCATTTATTGAAGAATTAGTTTGTTTTGCAAAAGATAAAGGGGCAAACGGAATTGAGTATATCCCAAACTTTATCAATTTATCCAAGAAAAATTCAGAAACTTTTGCTGCTGAAATTGAGCAAGTTAAATTATCCGGATTACCAGTTACATTAATCATAAATAAATCAAAACTAGAAGAAAAAATTTTGTATAATGCTATAGACATATTTCTAGAATTAGGAATAAAAAATTTTCAATTCGGAGACGGATTTGGTCCTCCAACTACATTTAATGATGTAGCAGAAATTTTAAAAATAACTGGCAACCAAAATCAAATTAAAATTGTAGGTGGTTTTAGAAAACTAAATCAAGTTATTGATTTGTTGGATGCTGGAATTAATTTCATAGGGACTTCTAATTTTCGTGAGATATTCGAAGAAGTAAAAGTTATTTAA
- the proC gene encoding pyrroline-5-carboxylate reductase, with protein MTDKIAIIGFGNIANAIITPLFDKNLIQPERVYCVVNSEKSLENIKKNYKYNINVYKSGSKESEIIWDCQFKLLSIKPQHLKDITEGDIIKNKNNLLVSILAGVSINKLHQKFPNHKCVRVVTNIPITVGKGLTGIAWGENLTEDQKEFTKKLFENTSKIYEFTEEYLDIFLALTSSGPAIIALIIESLSDGGLSGGLPKILSEELVMEMIIGTISLIKEKKLTTSELKNLVTSPGGTTISALRVLEKKGVRSALIESIVSASNRSKEFS; from the coding sequence GTGACTGATAAAATTGCGATTATTGGGTTTGGCAATATTGCAAATGCTATTATTACTCCTTTATTCGATAAGAATTTAATACAGCCAGAGAGAGTTTATTGTGTTGTAAATTCAGAAAAGAGTTTAGAAAATATAAAAAAAAATTATAAATACAATATAAATGTTTATAAATCAGGTTCTAAAGAGTCAGAAATAATTTGGGATTGTCAATTTAAACTTCTTTCAATAAAACCCCAACATCTTAAAGATATAACTGAGGGAGATATTATAAAAAACAAGAACAATTTATTAGTATCAATTCTTGCAGGAGTTTCAATAAATAAACTTCATCAAAAATTTCCTAACCATAAATGCGTAAGGGTTGTTACAAATATCCCAATAACTGTTGGAAAGGGTTTAACAGGCATTGCTTGGGGTGAAAATCTTACAGAAGATCAGAAAGAATTTACAAAAAAATTGTTTGAAAATACTAGTAAGATTTATGAATTTACTGAAGAATATCTTGATATTTTTTTAGCTTTAACCTCATCAGGGCCTGCAATTATTGCTTTAATTATAGAATCATTAAGTGATGGAGGGTTGAGTGGTGGATTACCAAAAATACTTTCAGAAGAACTTGTAATGGAAATGATAATAGGGACTATAAGTTTAATTAAAGAAAAAAAACTTACTACTTCAGAGCTTAAAAATTTAGTAACCTCTCCCGGTGGAACAACTATTTCTGCTTTACGGGTTCTAGAAAAAAAAGGAGTAAGGTCAGCATTAATTGAATCGATTGTTTCAGCTAGTAATCGAAGTAAAGAGTTTAGTTAG
- a CDS encoding YggS family pyridoxal phosphate-dependent enzyme encodes MNPSNYLKIKNKIPSNVNILAVSKGFKSQEIKTIQNIGQNDFGESKFQEAFEKQLILKDLKKIKWHFIGRIQSNKIRKIVQNFKYIHSVDSFEKLQKISNISDAEKKNPLIMLQVKLSDDPTKGGFNPDLLVLKWREIQELKNITLTGLMTINPKGLSSKENTKLFKKCRSLADSLQLPDCSMGMSGDWEEAIDAGSTWVRLGSLIFGDRS; translated from the coding sequence GTGAACCCTTCAAATTATTTAAAAATAAAAAATAAAATCCCATCAAATGTAAATATCCTTGCAGTAAGTAAAGGATTTAAAAGTCAAGAAATCAAGACTATTCAAAATATAGGTCAGAATGATTTTGGTGAGAGTAAGTTTCAGGAGGCTTTTGAGAAGCAATTAATTCTAAAAGACCTTAAAAAAATAAAATGGCACTTTATTGGACGAATACAAAGTAATAAAATAAGAAAGATAGTGCAAAATTTTAAATACATTCATTCTGTAGATTCATTTGAGAAGTTGCAAAAGATTTCTAATATTTCAGATGCAGAGAAGAAAAATCCATTGATTATGTTGCAGGTTAAGTTGAGTGATGACCCTACAAAAGGAGGCTTTAATCCTGACCTTTTAGTATTGAAATGGAGAGAAATTCAAGAATTGAAAAATATCACATTAACCGGTTTGATGACTATTAATCCTAAAGGACTTAGCTCCAAAGAAAATACAAAGTTGTTTAAAAAATGTCGTTCCTTAGCGGATTCACTTCAACTTCCAGATTGTTCAATGGGAATGTCAGGAGATTGGGAAGAAGCTATTGACGCTGGATCAACTTGGGTAAGGTTAGGATCATTAATTTTTGGAGATAGATCTTAA
- a CDS encoding energy-coupling factor transporter transmembrane component T family protein, with protein MNLLTKFSVGQYVYGNRSWLRIIDSRLKIIIVMIFLITPIWAGPIWRLSLVGCLLLITFLSLLPSRVWWRSLFFLSCLSLLIGCISILASSDIQSLDSFLRDPNELQVVMESYKKWNILQIPTQKIGFINFGPYNLSRKAFELGIKTSTLIFTVIHSVNLMLLTTLQEDIVWGLSWFLYPLRKIGLPISKWLFQLLIALRFIPLVQEELQNIIKSVSVRAINFRNLGLKKSFNVLLILVERLFQNIFLRIDQGAESLLSKKKINIKTNRFKTLYPSKSFNVIVNTLSICFICIAIFLRKLYGAI; from the coding sequence ATGAATTTACTAACCAAATTTTCTGTTGGTCAATATGTTTATGGCAATAGAAGTTGGCTAAGAATTATAGATAGTAGATTAAAAATAATTATAGTAATGATATTTTTAATCACTCCAATTTGGGCAGGTCCAATATGGAGATTGAGTTTAGTTGGTTGTTTACTATTAATTACTTTTTTAAGTTTATTGCCATCTAGGGTATGGTGGCGATCATTATTTTTTCTCTCATGTTTATCGTTATTAATTGGATGTATATCAATACTTGCTTCTTCAGATATTCAATCTCTTGATAGCTTCTTAAGAGATCCCAACGAGTTACAAGTAGTAATGGAAAGCTATAAAAAATGGAATATTTTGCAAATTCCTACGCAGAAGATAGGGTTTATAAATTTTGGTCCTTATAACTTATCAAGAAAAGCCTTTGAACTAGGTATAAAAACCTCCACTTTGATATTTACTGTTATTCATAGTGTTAATTTGATGCTTTTAACCACATTACAAGAAGACATTGTATGGGGATTAAGTTGGTTTCTGTATCCATTAAGAAAAATTGGATTACCAATTAGTAAGTGGCTTTTCCAATTATTAATTGCATTACGTTTTATTCCTTTAGTACAAGAAGAATTGCAAAATATAATTAAATCAGTCTCAGTTAGAGCAATAAATTTTAGAAATTTAGGATTAAAGAAATCCTTTAATGTTTTATTGATTTTGGTGGAAAGGTTATTTCAGAATATATTTCTGAGAATTGATCAAGGAGCAGAATCATTACTTTCTAAGAAAAAAATAAATATAAAAACAAATAGATTTAAAACTTTGTATCCTTCGAAATCTTTTAATGTAATTGTTAATACATTATCGATTTGTTTTATTTGCATAGCAATTTTTCTTAGAAAACTGTATGGTGCAATATAA
- a CDS encoding DUF1823 family protein encodes MNKKEEFPENQFKWPICKELLLLVLEDKVSDVFVCELVWERLFYTTEPPKNDWAPSALTPTYWSDKFVKAPQIISERIASVHLTRSIPKEHKQGLKKFLNFKGYKINELYPRRTRRATAVNWLIYWAIENNCFSSDNDVIPSPSTPPVNPAKGHFGDPEIK; translated from the coding sequence ATGAATAAAAAGGAAGAATTCCCAGAAAATCAATTTAAATGGCCAATATGTAAGGAACTATTATTGCTCGTTCTTGAAGATAAGGTTAGTGATGTTTTTGTTTGCGAATTGGTTTGGGAAAGACTTTTTTACACTACAGAACCACCTAAAAATGATTGGGCTCCTAGTGCATTAACTCCTACTTATTGGTCAGATAAATTTGTAAAAGCTCCTCAAATCATTTCAGAGCGAATAGCATCAGTACATTTGACTCGATCAATTCCAAAGGAACATAAGCAGGGATTGAAAAAATTTCTTAATTTTAAAGGTTATAAGATTAACGAACTTTATCCAAGAAGAACTAGAAGAGCGACCGCAGTAAATTGGTTGATTTATTGGGCAATTGAAAATAATTGTTTTTCAAGTGATAATGATGTTATTCCAAGTCCGAGTACTCCGCCTGTTAATCCAGCAAAAGGACATTTTGGCGATCCAGAAATCAAATAA
- a CDS encoding glycosyltransferase family 4 protein, with translation MVHIAWLGKKSPFCGNVTYGNSTTKELKARGHKISFIHFDNPSNSNSSKPLFLANDPDVSLPYLIKSQIYTIPSPRAEKELRLSLERLKPDIVHASLTLSPLDFRLPELCNEINVPLIGTFHPPFDAKNRNLTASTQQLTYQLYAPSLAKFDKIIIFSETQRNVLEKLGVPKEKQIIIPNGVDENIWKPFCEKSKKFDQVKNKLGNERIFLYMGRIANEKNIQALLRSWRQTKKKNCKLVIVGDGPMKPTLENSFSNLSKKKLIWWGAEIDLETRVAIMQIAEVFFLPSLVEGLSLSLLEAMSSGTACIATDAGADGEVLDNGAGIVISTDNVAAQLKTIIPILVEHPSFTKNLGKKARERIIERYTITKNINSLEKVYIKLKDNFKT, from the coding sequence GTGGTTCATATTGCCTGGCTGGGTAAAAAATCGCCTTTTTGCGGAAATGTAACTTATGGTAATTCAACTACTAAGGAATTGAAGGCCAGAGGACATAAAATTAGTTTCATCCATTTCGACAATCCTTCTAATTCAAATTCATCAAAACCATTATTTCTTGCAAATGATCCTGATGTAAGCCTTCCATATTTAATTAAGTCTCAAATTTATACAATACCTTCGCCAAGAGCAGAAAAAGAGCTAAGGCTATCATTGGAAAGATTAAAACCTGACATAGTACATGCAAGCCTAACTTTATCTCCTTTAGACTTTAGACTTCCAGAACTTTGTAATGAAATTAATGTTCCACTTATAGGTACATTTCATCCACCATTTGATGCAAAAAATAGAAATTTAACTGCAAGTACTCAACAATTAACTTATCAACTTTATGCTCCCTCTTTAGCAAAGTTCGATAAAATAATCATTTTTTCTGAAACTCAAAGAAATGTTCTTGAGAAATTAGGAGTACCTAAAGAAAAACAAATAATTATTCCAAACGGAGTTGATGAAAATATTTGGAAACCTTTTTGCGAAAAAAGCAAAAAATTTGATCAGGTAAAAAATAAACTAGGAAATGAAAGAATCTTTTTATATATGGGAAGGATTGCCAATGAGAAAAATATCCAAGCACTTTTACGTTCTTGGCGCCAAACAAAAAAGAAAAATTGTAAATTAGTTATTGTTGGAGATGGACCAATGAAGCCAACACTTGAAAATAGTTTTTCTAACCTAAGTAAAAAGAAATTAATTTGGTGGGGTGCCGAAATAGATTTAGAAACAAGAGTAGCGATAATGCAAATAGCAGAAGTATTTTTCTTACCAAGCCTAGTAGAAGGTTTGTCATTATCACTTTTAGAGGCAATGTCTTCTGGCACTGCATGTATAGCCACAGATGCTGGGGCTGATGGTGAAGTTTTAGATAATGGAGCAGGAATAGTGATTTCAACAGATAATGTTGCTGCTCAACTAAAAACTATTATCCCTATTCTGGTTGAACATCCTTCATTTACAAAAAATCTTGGGAAAAAAGCTAGAGAACGAATAATTGAAAGATATACAATTACTAAAAATATAAATTCTCTTGAGAAAGTTTATATAAAATTAAAAGATAATTTCAAAACCTAA
- a CDS encoding PII-interacting protein PipX family protein — protein MSSERYLNHPTFGMLYQVFLGNDGRDIYATLYAQKMFFLVEIRQREVFFEVIPYLDARNQAELNLQRARRTRSEDLPKWENLFTQTFL, from the coding sequence TTGAGTTCCGAGCGTTATTTAAATCACCCAACATTTGGAATGTTGTACCAAGTATTCCTGGGAAACGATGGGAGAGATATCTATGCGACTTTATATGCCCAAAAAATGTTTTTTTTGGTGGAAATAAGACAGAGAGAAGTTTTTTTTGAAGTAATACCTTATTTAGATGCTCGTAATCAGGCAGAATTAAACCTTCAAAGAGCTAGAAGGACAAGATCTGAAGATCTACCAAAATGGGAGAATTTATTTACACAAACTTTTTTATAA
- a CDS encoding precorrin-2 C(20)-methyltransferase, translating to MLLKKILRVFTEYKSEATSLTIVGVGPGDSSLLTIAAVDAIKKAKVIVFPVSDDNKKSFAAEIVKKYTKFKKNIPIIFPMARKDFDPDEIWTNAVEKIVKFINNGEPVVLLCLGDTSLFASSSYILRIIKNNYPKIIIRTIPGISSISAAAALNNFDLVKKGETLIIKECPSSNLELTSLIMESRGNKIVLALMKVGKRWKLVRETLKKEEIINQSLVALNVGMPYQIIQYASQYKEDVMPYFSLILIRSD from the coding sequence ATGTTACTAAAAAAAATTTTAAGAGTATTTACAGAATATAAAAGTGAGGCGACATCATTAACTATTGTTGGAGTTGGGCCTGGAGATTCATCACTTTTAACAATTGCGGCTGTAGATGCAATCAAAAAAGCGAAAGTTATAGTTTTCCCAGTATCAGATGATAATAAAAAGAGTTTTGCTGCAGAAATAGTCAAGAAATATACCAAATTTAAAAAAAATATACCTATCATTTTTCCAATGGCTAGAAAGGATTTTGATCCTGATGAGATATGGACTAATGCTGTAGAAAAAATTGTGAAATTTATAAATAATGGCGAACCAGTTGTTTTACTTTGTCTTGGAGATACTTCGCTATTTGCAAGCTCTTCTTATATCTTGAGGATAATAAAAAATAATTATCCCAAAATAATTATCAGAACCATACCTGGTATTTCTTCTATTTCAGCAGCAGCAGCTTTGAATAATTTTGATTTAGTTAAAAAAGGTGAGACCTTGATAATTAAAGAATGTCCTTCTTCAAATTTAGAATTAACCTCCCTGATAATGGAAAGCAGAGGAAATAAAATTGTTTTGGCACTTATGAAAGTTGGGAAAAGATGGAAATTAGTTAGAGAAACTCTAAAAAAAGAGGAAATCATCAATCAATCATTAGTTGCTTTAAATGTTGGTATGCCCTATCAAATTATTCAATATGCATCACAATATAAAGAGGATGTTATGCCTTATTTTTCTTTGATTTTGATAAGGTCCGATTAA
- the hpf gene encoding ribosome hibernation-promoting factor, HPF/YfiA family has protein sequence MKILIHGKNLELTGALKEYTQAKIEKATHHYKDIVKEADIHLSIEKNPSVSLQTAEVTIFANGTVIRAEEKTENLYSSIDLVSNKLCRKLRKYKERNYKTNYINQFKNNESFPIESADSNVLDKTLFKQGREASLPEPSIKNKYFEMNPISSEEARKQLDLIDHDFYVFRNKKNNELQVIYKRNHGGYGLIQSK, from the coding sequence ATGAAAATTTTAATCCATGGAAAGAATCTTGAGCTCACTGGAGCATTAAAAGAATATACTCAGGCAAAGATAGAAAAAGCAACACATCACTATAAGGATATCGTGAAAGAAGCAGACATACACCTTTCAATAGAAAAGAACCCAAGTGTCTCATTGCAAACTGCAGAAGTTACTATTTTTGCAAATGGTACTGTAATTAGAGCTGAAGAAAAAACTGAAAATCTTTACTCAAGCATTGATTTAGTTTCGAATAAACTTTGTAGAAAATTGCGTAAATACAAAGAAAGAAACTATAAAACAAACTATATTAATCAATTTAAAAATAATGAGTCTTTCCCAATTGAAAGTGCGGATTCAAACGTTTTAGATAAAACTTTATTTAAACAAGGAAGGGAAGCTAGTCTGCCTGAGCCATCTATTAAAAATAAATACTTTGAAATGAACCCAATTTCATCAGAAGAAGCAAGAAAACAATTAGATCTAATTGATCATGATTTTTATGTTTTTCGAAATAAGAAAAACAATGAACTTCAAGTTATATATAAAAGAAATCATGGAGGTTATGGACTCATTCAATCTAAATAA
- the lipB gene encoding lipoyl(octanoyl) transferase LipB: MVNRTAIIKQPDNISCFNDVYKLQKEYQEALILDNSNPDFIWIGEHQLCYTLGRGSNYDNLLFSLNDEKYDVFKIDRGGEVTCHMPGQLVTYLILDLKNFNKDLNWYLRKIEKIIIKILGNFNIDCHLKKGFTGVWIENKKIASIGIGCRRWITINGFSINFNCELENFNKIVPCGIENCLMANMIDYNKNLNIKEVKKIVKKIIQEEFNFDFVSK; the protein is encoded by the coding sequence ATGGTTAATAGAACAGCAATAATTAAACAACCTGATAATATTTCTTGTTTCAATGATGTTTATAAATTGCAAAAAGAATATCAGGAGGCATTAATTTTAGATAACTCAAACCCTGATTTTATTTGGATAGGTGAGCACCAACTCTGTTATACCTTGGGTAGGGGATCTAATTACGATAATTTACTATTTTCGTTGAATGATGAAAAATATGATGTTTTTAAAATTGATAGAGGCGGTGAGGTTACTTGTCATATGCCTGGCCAATTAGTAACTTACTTAATTTTAGATTTGAAAAATTTTAATAAAGATTTAAATTGGTATTTAAGAAAAATTGAAAAAATCATTATAAAAATTCTTGGAAATTTTAATATAGATTGTCACTTAAAAAAGGGTTTTACCGGTGTTTGGATAGAAAATAAGAAAATTGCTTCAATTGGAATTGGGTGTAGAAGATGGATTACGATAAATGGATTTTCAATTAATTTTAACTGCGAATTAGAAAATTTTAATAAAATTGTTCCTTGCGGAATTGAGAATTGTTTAATGGCAAATATGATAGATTACAATAAAAATTTAAATATTAAAGAAGTCAAGAAAATTGTTAAAAAAATCATTCAGGAAGAATTTAATTTTGATTTTGTATCAAAATAG